A region of Polyangiaceae bacterium DNA encodes the following proteins:
- a CDS encoding glutathione S-transferase family protein, translating into MPESITLYGFGDDDRSGKVRWTARELGLEIEEVGVRPGDNRKPPYTELNPFAHIPTVKFRGEILTESTAICHTLAEAFDEPKLWVARGEPERRGYLFWLAAFGETLEARLVECAVSRAGILGPEYFALHEKGLRFKLGVVAERLPREGYLCGERFSVADVLGGYSLRLAVQCGLIERAKVEPYLGRLVARPAAVQSRVFASLAA; encoded by the coding sequence ATGCCCGAGTCCATCACGCTCTACGGTTTCGGAGACGACGATCGCAGCGGCAAGGTGCGCTGGACGGCGCGGGAGCTGGGCCTCGAGATCGAGGAGGTCGGCGTGCGGCCCGGAGACAACCGGAAGCCACCCTACACGGAGCTGAACCCCTTCGCGCACATCCCCACGGTGAAGTTCCGCGGTGAGATCCTCACCGAGAGCACGGCGATCTGCCACACGCTGGCGGAGGCCTTCGACGAGCCGAAGCTCTGGGTGGCGCGCGGCGAGCCGGAGCGGCGCGGCTACCTGTTCTGGCTGGCGGCGTTCGGCGAGACGCTGGAGGCGCGGCTGGTGGAGTGCGCGGTGAGCCGCGCGGGGATCCTGGGGCCGGAGTACTTCGCGCTCCACGAGAAGGGCCTGCGCTTCAAGCTCGGCGTGGTCGCCGAGCGGCTGCCGCGCGAGGGGTACCTGTGCGGCGAGCGCTTCAGCGTCGCCGACGTGCTGGGCGGCTACAGCCTCAGGCTCGCGGTCCAGTGCGGGCTGATCGAGCGCGCGAAGGTCGAGCCGTACCTCGGGCGCCTGGTCGCGCGCCCGGCGGCGGTCCAGAGTCGCGTCTTCGCGAGCCTCGCCGCCTGA
- the panB gene encoding 3-methyl-2-oxobutanoate hydroxymethyltransferase produces MKNEKVTVPGVRARKRSGPKIAMLTAYDATMARLLDEGGADILLVGDSLGMVVQGLPNTLPVTLDEICYHGRAVARGTRRAQVVGDMPFMSFQVSPEKALEAAGKLMKEGSVEAVKLEGGEIVAEHVHRITSVGIPVMGHVGLMPQSVHAMGGFRVQGKAEDDALRVIADARALEQAGAYAIVLEGIPSELARRITEAVDVPTIGIGAGPHCDGQVLVCYDFLGMYRDLAPKFVKRFAELGEAVVSATAAYVDEVRAGSFPAGEHSFGAARGPARSAAELRVVGEEPPAPEVRYGGACR; encoded by the coding sequence ATGAAGAACGAAAAGGTAACGGTCCCCGGGGTTCGTGCACGCAAGCGGAGCGGTCCGAAGATCGCGATGCTGACGGCGTACGACGCGACGATGGCGCGACTGCTCGACGAAGGCGGCGCCGACATCCTGCTCGTGGGTGACTCGTTGGGCATGGTGGTGCAGGGCTTGCCCAACACGCTGCCGGTCACGCTGGACGAGATCTGCTACCACGGACGTGCCGTCGCTCGCGGCACGCGCCGAGCGCAGGTCGTCGGCGACATGCCCTTCATGAGCTTCCAGGTCTCGCCGGAGAAGGCGCTCGAGGCCGCCGGCAAGCTGATGAAGGAGGGCAGCGTCGAGGCCGTGAAGCTCGAGGGCGGAGAGATCGTCGCGGAGCACGTGCACCGCATCACCAGCGTCGGCATCCCCGTCATGGGCCACGTGGGGCTCATGCCCCAGAGCGTGCACGCCATGGGCGGGTTCCGCGTGCAGGGCAAAGCGGAGGACGACGCGCTGCGAGTGATCGCCGACGCCCGGGCCCTGGAGCAGGCCGGGGCCTACGCCATCGTGCTCGAGGGGATCCCCAGCGAGCTCGCACGGCGCATCACGGAGGCCGTGGACGTGCCCACCATCGGCATCGGCGCCGGCCCCCACTGCGACGGCCAGGTGCTGGTTTGCTACGACTTCCTGGGGATGTATCGCGATCTCGCGCCCAAGTTCGTCAAGCGCTTCGCCGAGCTGGGCGAGGCCGTGGTGTCGGCCACGGCGGCCTACGTGGACGAGGTGCGAGCCGGCAGCTTCCCCGCCGGTGAGCACAGCTTCGGCGCTGCGCGGGGCCCGGCTCGGAGCGCGGCCGAGCTGCGCGTCGTCGGTGAGGAGCCGCCGGCGCCGGAGGTTCGCTACGGCGGCGCATGCCGCTGA
- a CDS encoding efflux RND transporter periplasmic adaptor subunit → MKRRTVIVAGILVVTAALGLWLHGRATAETAPVEAGEVGERIVARAVVVPVDGIAQIRPRTDGRVVKVFVREGQSVKAGDLLAEIEPEIVESEVARREAELDSLRGSAASVAQGARPEELSAAEAELRATKEELALAETRAVREQKLADRGVSPAAAADEAKRALGVARARVEAAEARVRLAKAGGRRSEVSSANARVRAAKAAVSQAKQELDKTRVTAPIDGVVLARRVDPGDVIAGSGAGVGAPSFEIADASRIELQMEVEEVDSSRLVPGLAVKVSPPGKPEQLGTGTVTRVGAQLERRSIGAFDARERGEGWVRVAWVDVRWEAGRLMPLGQRVEVVADLPPRQVSARVPRGAVRIREGRATVEVVTALGFRETAVELGAADDSHVEVRGLPAGARVRTRR, encoded by the coding sequence ATGAAGCGTCGCACCGTGATCGTCGCCGGGATCCTGGTGGTGACGGCGGCGCTGGGCCTCTGGCTGCACGGCCGCGCGACGGCCGAGACGGCCCCGGTCGAGGCCGGTGAGGTCGGCGAGCGCATCGTCGCGCGCGCGGTGGTCGTGCCCGTGGACGGTATCGCCCAGATCCGTCCGCGCACCGACGGTCGCGTGGTCAAGGTGTTCGTCCGCGAGGGGCAGAGCGTGAAGGCCGGCGATCTTCTGGCCGAGATCGAGCCCGAGATCGTCGAGAGCGAGGTGGCGCGCCGCGAAGCGGAGCTCGACAGCTTGCGGGGCAGCGCGGCCAGCGTGGCTCAAGGCGCGCGTCCGGAGGAGCTCTCCGCGGCCGAGGCCGAGCTGCGCGCCACCAAGGAAGAGCTCGCGCTGGCGGAGACGCGCGCGGTCCGGGAGCAGAAGCTCGCCGACCGCGGGGTGAGCCCGGCGGCGGCAGCCGACGAGGCGAAGCGTGCGCTCGGCGTCGCGCGAGCGCGGGTCGAGGCGGCGGAGGCTCGCGTGCGCTTGGCCAAGGCCGGCGGCCGGCGGAGCGAGGTGAGCTCGGCGAACGCCCGCGTGCGCGCGGCGAAGGCGGCCGTCTCCCAGGCCAAACAGGAGCTCGACAAGACGCGGGTCACCGCGCCCATCGACGGCGTCGTGCTGGCGCGCCGGGTGGATCCGGGGGACGTGATCGCCGGTTCCGGCGCGGGCGTCGGGGCGCCGTCCTTCGAGATCGCGGACGCCTCGCGCATCGAGCTCCAGATGGAGGTCGAGGAGGTGGACTCGTCGCGCCTGGTGCCGGGCCTCGCGGTGAAGGTCTCGCCGCCGGGCAAGCCGGAGCAACTCGGCACCGGCACCGTGACGCGGGTCGGCGCGCAGCTCGAGCGGCGCAGCATCGGCGCGTTCGACGCGCGCGAGCGCGGCGAGGGCTGGGTGCGGGTCGCCTGGGTGGACGTGCGCTGGGAGGCGGGCCGGCTGATGCCCCTCGGGCAGCGAGTGGAGGTCGTCGCCGATCTGCCGCCGCGCCAGGTCAGCGCGCGCGTGCCGCGGGGCGCGGTCCGGATCCGAGAGGGTCGCGCGACCGTCGAGGTGGTGACGGCGCTGGGCTTCCGCGAGACCGCCGTCGAGCTCGGCGCCGCCGACGACAGCCACGTCGAGGTGCGCGGACTGCCGGCCGGCGCGCGGGTTCGCACGCGGCGCTGA
- a CDS encoding ABC transporter permease, with protein MLRIALLSLAHDRGKLVASLCGVAFAATLVFAQVGLYAGFLQSSSAVIRHVGGDVWVMAKGTAVVDNGERLSAGSREIASAHPCVERVRGVVLSFQALRKPNGSLEAVQIVGFEPSPKYVLPWAMARGLPQDLHAPMRVAVDRLDVDKLAIDGDPIGAELGIGRESVRVAAVTDGIRAFTLAPYVFAELDTARRLTLLGADQVFYWVLDLARPECASDVVASVGRHPDLVARSTDEFREMTEEYWVAGSGAGTALGFSALLGLVVGVVIVGQTLYAVTKEHLKELATLKAIGASPAEIVSFVGWQAAFLAVVGGGLGLLMAFGVRDWAVDYGLSIVLSGPVLGLGCTAVLAMCAVASLWSVRAVLALEAAEVFR; from the coding sequence ATGCTGCGCATCGCCCTGCTCTCCTTGGCCCACGATCGCGGCAAGCTCGTCGCGTCGCTCTGCGGCGTCGCCTTCGCGGCCACCTTGGTGTTCGCCCAGGTGGGTCTGTACGCCGGCTTCCTCCAGAGCTCGAGCGCGGTCATCCGCCACGTCGGTGGCGACGTGTGGGTGATGGCCAAGGGCACCGCGGTGGTGGACAACGGCGAGCGGCTATCGGCCGGCAGCCGCGAGATCGCCTCCGCGCACCCTTGCGTCGAACGCGTGCGCGGGGTGGTGCTCTCGTTCCAGGCGTTGCGCAAGCCCAACGGCTCGCTCGAGGCGGTGCAGATCGTCGGCTTCGAGCCGAGCCCGAAGTACGTCCTGCCGTGGGCGATGGCGCGCGGGTTGCCCCAGGACCTGCACGCGCCGATGCGAGTGGCGGTGGATCGCCTGGACGTGGACAAGCTCGCCATCGACGGCGATCCGATCGGCGCCGAGCTCGGCATCGGTCGCGAGTCGGTGCGGGTGGCAGCTGTCACCGACGGCATTCGCGCCTTCACCCTGGCGCCCTACGTGTTCGCGGAGCTGGACACCGCGCGGCGCTTGACCCTGCTCGGCGCCGATCAGGTCTTCTATTGGGTGCTCGACCTGGCGCGACCCGAGTGCGCCTCGGACGTGGTCGCGAGCGTCGGCCGGCACCCGGATCTGGTCGCGCGCAGCACCGACGAGTTCCGGGAAATGACCGAGGAATACTGGGTGGCCGGCTCCGGCGCGGGCACCGCCCTCGGGTTCAGCGCGCTGCTCGGTCTGGTGGTGGGGGTGGTCATCGTGGGGCAGACGCTGTACGCGGTGACCAAGGAGCACTTGAAGGAGCTCGCCACGCTGAAGGCCATCGGCGCCTCGCCGGCGGAGATCGTCAGCTTCGTGGGCTGGCAGGCCGCGTTCCTGGCGGTCGTCGGCGGTGGGCTGGGCCTGCTCATGGCGTTCGGCGTGCGAGACTGGGCGGTGGACTACGGGCTCTCGATCGTGCTCTCGGGTCCCGTGCTCGGCCTGGGTTGCACCGCCGTCTTGGCGATGTGCGCGGTCGCGAGCCTGTGGAGCGTGCGTGCCGTGCTGGCGCTCGAAGCCGCGGAGGTGTTCCGGTGA
- a CDS encoding tetratricopeptide repeat protein — MVAAAVAAHATVLGGGLIWLDHAHLGARLALRPPAEWAELFRQPFAGTGYYRPLTALSLSLDALAGSTALYHTVNLALHAAAAALLLFAASALGASRRAATLGALLFAVHPIGSLVAGAIAFRSEALVACGLFGLIVAHRRERPVWAVLCLLVAGLSKETGLALAPLFLVALALGPGRRSGLWLLGAEALALALALGLRLGFAPAWSARFPELVAGQAVGTRLGAFAKSAGAVLLPVDRSICDAFPITELAAPLALAGGLLALGLCLLGWRGRTLGLLCVLSTLPSLQLVPTLRWWSPHYLYLPAGLFLVLVAERLEQRGARAYAVAVCLVPLLGALSWKDGRRYRSDETLWRPEVTREPACREGHFYLAEAARARRDSVAALLHYEAALRSRPGVLAFVDLDATLTNQGLVLFAQGRWAEAREAFEAALERTPDELGRRKLRHDLAAVSLASGDAPRALRELEEEIRRPDALRESLLLHQKARQALEAHQLR, encoded by the coding sequence GTGGTCGCGGCAGCCGTCGCGGCGCACGCCACCGTGCTCGGCGGCGGGCTGATCTGGCTCGACCACGCGCACCTGGGCGCGAGGCTCGCGCTCCGCCCGCCTGCGGAGTGGGCTGAGCTCTTTCGGCAGCCCTTCGCCGGCACCGGCTACTACCGTCCGCTGACAGCGCTCTCGCTCTCGCTCGACGCGCTCGCCGGGAGCACGGCGCTCTATCACACCGTCAACCTGGCGCTGCACGCCGCTGCCGCGGCGCTCTTGCTCTTCGCCGCCTCGGCGCTCGGGGCGAGCCGCCGGGCCGCCACGCTGGGCGCGCTGCTGTTCGCGGTCCACCCCATCGGCTCGCTGGTCGCCGGCGCCATCGCCTTCCGCTCCGAGGCGCTGGTCGCCTGCGGCCTGTTCGGTCTGATCGTCGCGCACCGCCGGGAGCGCCCGGTGTGGGCGGTGCTCTGCCTGCTCGTCGCCGGCCTCTCGAAGGAGACGGGCCTCGCGCTCGCGCCGCTCTTCCTCGTGGCCCTCGCGCTCGGGCCCGGACGCCGCTCGGGCCTCTGGCTGCTCGGCGCCGAAGCGCTCGCCCTCGCGCTCGCGCTGGGCCTGCGCCTCGGCTTCGCCCCGGCCTGGAGCGCGCGCTTCCCCGAGCTCGTCGCCGGGCAAGCCGTGGGCACGCGCCTCGGCGCGTTCGCCAAGAGCGCCGGAGCAGTGCTCCTCCCCGTCGATCGCAGCATCTGTGACGCCTTTCCGATCACGGAGCTCGCCGCGCCGCTCGCGCTCGCCGGCGGCCTGCTCGCGCTCGGGCTGTGTCTGCTCGGCTGGCGCGGGCGGACGCTGGGCCTCTTGTGCGTGCTCTCGACGCTGCCTTCGCTCCAGCTCGTGCCGACGCTGCGCTGGTGGTCGCCGCACTACCTGTACCTGCCCGCGGGCCTCTTCCTGGTGCTCGTGGCCGAGCGCCTGGAGCAGCGCGGCGCGCGGGCGTACGCGGTCGCGGTCTGTCTGGTGCCGCTGCTCGGCGCCCTCTCCTGGAAGGACGGCCGTCGCTACCGCAGCGACGAGACGCTCTGGCGCCCCGAGGTCACCCGCGAGCCGGCTTGCCGTGAGGGACACTTCTACCTGGCCGAAGCCGCGCGCGCTCGACGCGACTCGGTCGCCGCGCTGCTCCACTACGAAGCGGCGCTCCGCTCGCGACCGGGAGTGCTCGCCTTCGTCGATCTGGACGCGACGCTCACCAACCAGGGGCTCGTACTCTTCGCTCAGGGCCGCTGGGCGGAGGCCCGCGAGGCGTTCGAGGCCGCGCTCGAGCGGACCCCCGACGAGCTCGGCCGGCGCAAGCTCCGCCACGATCTCGCGGCGGTTTCCCTCGCCAGCGGGGACGCGCCCCGCGCGCTCCGGGAGCTCGAGGAGGAGATCCGCCGCCCCGACGCGCTCCGAGAGTCGCTGCTCCTGCACCAGAAGGCGCGCCAGGCCCTCGAGGCTCACCAGCTCCGGTGA
- a CDS encoding cellulase family glycosylhydrolase, with translation MAFSAVCMAAAIGMNVHLPPSDTLDLANELGGEWIRIDFNWDIGEPQKGNYDWSAFDAVIDAAKARNLKVFATIGYTPQWASQGNTKGDGFNNDVPDAAAYKAFVLAATQRYADGRVAAWGTWNEPNLGDFFEGTMQQWIDSAFIPAVDAIKQGCPSCLIVGPELATIGDKYDVYLEAALAARGSDLDAISWHIYASFPEDDANAGVGKDSFYNKLESHRVLKVGNTVVWEGPLSVREVQNAKGFAGLPVWITETGREATVGNATELEAQRKYTERVIQAQNQRSWWQRTFIYELSEEHPNGLWPDIHWGLALRTHDPDGSYADNWQRKPAFDELKACIATGPTGGSGGGGGAPSGGGGSAGTSGSAGTGGTSSGGTAGDAGASSGGTSGGTTPAEDEGGCGCGVPRARVAGAWLGILAALGLRLRRRRGLLR, from the coding sequence ATGGCCTTCTCCGCCGTGTGTATGGCTGCCGCCATCGGCATGAACGTCCACCTACCGCCGAGCGACACGCTCGACCTGGCGAACGAGCTCGGCGGTGAGTGGATCCGCATCGACTTCAACTGGGACATCGGCGAGCCGCAGAAGGGCAACTACGACTGGAGCGCGTTCGACGCGGTGATCGACGCGGCCAAGGCGCGGAACTTGAAGGTGTTCGCCACCATCGGCTACACCCCCCAGTGGGCGAGCCAGGGCAACACCAAGGGCGACGGCTTCAACAACGACGTGCCGGACGCCGCCGCTTACAAGGCCTTCGTGCTGGCGGCCACGCAGCGCTACGCGGACGGGCGGGTCGCGGCCTGGGGAACCTGGAACGAGCCGAACCTCGGCGACTTCTTCGAAGGCACGATGCAGCAGTGGATCGACAGCGCGTTCATCCCGGCGGTGGACGCCATCAAGCAGGGCTGCCCGAGCTGCCTGATCGTGGGCCCGGAGCTCGCGACCATCGGCGACAAATACGACGTGTACCTGGAGGCGGCCCTCGCAGCCCGCGGCTCGGATCTCGACGCCATCAGCTGGCACATCTACGCCTCGTTCCCCGAGGACGACGCGAACGCCGGCGTCGGCAAGGACAGCTTCTACAACAAGCTCGAGTCGCACCGCGTGCTGAAGGTCGGCAATACGGTGGTCTGGGAAGGCCCGCTCAGTGTGCGCGAGGTCCAGAACGCAAAGGGCTTCGCCGGCCTCCCGGTCTGGATCACCGAGACCGGGCGCGAGGCGACGGTGGGCAACGCGACCGAGCTCGAGGCGCAGCGCAAGTACACCGAGCGGGTGATACAGGCGCAGAACCAGCGCAGCTGGTGGCAGCGGACCTTCATCTACGAGCTCAGCGAGGAGCACCCGAACGGGCTCTGGCCCGACATCCACTGGGGGCTCGCGCTGCGCACCCACGATCCCGACGGCAGCTACGCCGACAACTGGCAGCGCAAGCCCGCCTTCGACGAGCTCAAGGCGTGCATCGCCACGGGCCCGACGGGCGGCAGCGGCGGGGGCGGCGGCGCGCCGAGCGGCGGAGGCGGAAGCGCAGGCACGAGCGGGAGCGCGGGCACCGGCGGCACGAGCAGCGGCGGCACCGCTGGCGATGCCGGCGCGAGCTCCGGCGGCACGAGCGGCGGCACGACGCCCGCCGAGGATGAGGGTGGCTGCGGTTGCGGCGTGCCGCGGGCCCGGGTCGCGGGCGCGTGGCTCGGGATCCTCGCCGCGCTGGGCCTACGCCTGCGACGGCGGCGCGGCCTGCTCCGTTGA
- a CDS encoding MerC domain-containing protein, with the protein MSASEAEIEVRVRRWDTLGMIVSIACVAHCIAVPLVLGLLPAFGLSFLAKDGLHEVLAVVVLLVAILAFAPGYRVHRLRHVPALGAAGVTLLSGAAFAPGLSLVVESAMTALGGTVLVAAHVLNRRALTRTHVHSH; encoded by the coding sequence GTGAGCGCATCCGAGGCCGAAATCGAAGTGCGAGTCCGCCGCTGGGACACGCTGGGCATGATCGTCAGCATCGCCTGCGTGGCGCACTGCATCGCGGTCCCCCTCGTGCTCGGCCTGCTCCCGGCGTTCGGGCTCTCGTTCCTGGCGAAGGACGGCCTGCACGAGGTGCTGGCGGTGGTCGTGCTCTTGGTGGCCATCCTGGCGTTCGCTCCGGGCTACCGGGTGCACCGGCTGCGGCACGTGCCAGCGCTCGGTGCCGCGGGCGTGACGCTGCTCTCGGGGGCGGCGTTCGCCCCGGGGCTCTCGCTCGTGGTCGAGTCCGCGATGACGGCCCTCGGCGGGACGGTGCTGGTAGCCGCCCACGTCCTGAACCGGCGCGCGCTCACGCGCACGCACGTGCACTCGCACTAG
- a CDS encoding ABC transporter ATP-binding protein — translation MEVFAGELVLLMGPSGSGKTTLISILAGLLRPTGGQVELCGARISEQHEAEVTRVRRRHLGFVFQSYNLFPALSALDNIAEVLKLKGLPAREAKERASRALTDVGLGERLHHRPGELSGGQKQRVAIARALAGDPALVMGDEVTAALDTHTALHVLEILRRQVSSERGILLVTHDRRLEQFADRVIEIEDGRISRIVPGGARAGEAA, via the coding sequence ATGGAGGTCTTCGCGGGCGAGCTGGTGCTCTTGATGGGCCCGTCCGGCTCCGGCAAGACGACGCTGATCTCGATCCTGGCCGGCCTCTTGCGGCCGACGGGCGGGCAGGTCGAGCTCTGCGGGGCGCGCATCTCGGAGCAGCACGAAGCGGAGGTGACCCGCGTCAGGAGACGCCACCTGGGCTTCGTCTTCCAGAGCTACAACCTGTTCCCCGCGCTCAGCGCGCTGGACAACATCGCGGAGGTGCTGAAGCTCAAGGGCCTGCCGGCGCGGGAGGCGAAGGAGCGCGCGAGCCGAGCGCTGACCGACGTCGGCCTGGGCGAGCGGCTGCACCACCGGCCAGGGGAGCTCTCCGGCGGCCAGAAGCAGCGCGTCGCAATCGCGCGGGCGCTGGCGGGCGATCCGGCGCTGGTGATGGGGGACGAGGTCACCGCGGCCCTGGACACGCACACCGCGCTCCACGTGCTCGAGATCCTGCGCCGGCAGGTCAGCTCGGAGCGCGGCATCCTGCTCGTGACCCACGACCGCCGGCTCGAGCAGTTCGCGGATCGCGTGATCGAGATCGAGGACGGCCGGATTTCCCGCATCGTCCCCGGCGGTGCCCGCGCGGGGGAGGCGGCATGA
- a CDS encoding metallophosphoesterase family protein, whose product MKIAVISDLHLGAGGPTDSFGHDDGEFLRFLRFLERNFERVVLLGDVWETLTGALPGSPLVELGAAREAHAEIARRFERPAYAYVHGNHDIVAMARGVPEELSFHADGVRLLFTHGHQNDLVVKHARWLSELGVWVGAWVRRFGFGAVYRQLQRLDGARGGASMDAGSCTFQRWAVEVARLRSADVVVTGHTHLATRAEHGDRLFLNSGSCSQGEISFLSIDTRQKSFSVHRSW is encoded by the coding sequence ATGAAGATCGCGGTCATCTCGGATCTGCACTTGGGCGCCGGTGGCCCGACGGATTCGTTTGGCCACGACGACGGCGAATTCCTGCGTTTTCTCCGCTTTCTCGAGCGGAACTTCGAGCGTGTGGTGTTGCTCGGCGACGTCTGGGAGACCCTCACCGGCGCGCTGCCGGGCAGCCCGCTCGTCGAGCTGGGTGCGGCGCGCGAGGCGCATGCGGAGATCGCGCGGCGCTTCGAGCGGCCCGCGTACGCCTACGTGCACGGCAACCACGACATCGTGGCGATGGCGCGAGGTGTCCCCGAAGAGCTCAGTTTCCACGCCGACGGCGTGCGCCTGCTGTTCACCCACGGCCACCAGAACGATCTGGTGGTGAAGCACGCGCGCTGGCTGAGCGAGCTGGGGGTCTGGGTCGGCGCCTGGGTCCGCCGCTTCGGCTTCGGCGCGGTGTACCGGCAGCTGCAAAGACTCGACGGCGCGCGCGGCGGCGCCAGCATGGACGCGGGGAGCTGCACCTTCCAGCGCTGGGCGGTGGAGGTCGCGCGCCTGCGCAGCGCGGACGTGGTCGTCACCGGTCACACCCACCTGGCGACCCGCGCGGAGCACGGTGACCGCCTGTTCCTGAACAGCGGCTCGTGCTCCCAGGGCGAGATCTCGTTCCTCAGCATCGACACCCGCCAGAAGAGCTTCTCGGTTCACCGGAGCTGGTGA
- a CDS encoding metallophosphoesterase, giving the protein MQRRIDYLVPAVVLAIGLGGAAVSCGSDDDGGGSGGQSSGGAASGGAAGGGSGGTSAGGSSGAGGAASGGASGAGGASGGGGTGVGGAGTGGGGAGIPPDKQNLRVAFFGDTSSGTNFKNVLGVAMADKADFILGGGDYDYSYNPSAWLTAMNSVVGADYPIFGAVGNHDHTTWEPYATEYKSRMQKAGIAPDDPDFTDEKFSIVYRGIKIVFVGQNGKNTEFADYIKAQFATDDHIWRLCVWHKNQQAMQVGGKGNEMGWGVYENCRDAGAIILTAHEHSYHRTRTLTDMTNQVVDSTCSDPKKVCVGPGRTFAVVSGLGGNSVRDQERCLPSTFPYGCKQEWGFIYTSNQNATYGTVFIDFYVNGDPKQAKAYFKNVQNQIVDEFDITKD; this is encoded by the coding sequence ATGCAGAGGCGCATCGACTACCTCGTCCCGGCGGTGGTGCTCGCGATCGGTCTGGGCGGCGCGGCCGTTTCCTGCGGCTCCGACGACGACGGCGGCGGCAGCGGAGGCCAGAGCAGCGGCGGCGCGGCGAGCGGCGGCGCGGCGGGTGGGGGCAGCGGCGGCACCAGCGCGGGCGGCTCGAGCGGCGCGGGCGGCGCGGCGAGCGGCGGCGCGAGCGGTGCCGGCGGCGCGAGCGGCGGCGGGGGCACTGGCGTGGGCGGCGCGGGCACCGGTGGCGGCGGCGCCGGCATCCCTCCGGACAAGCAGAACCTCAGGGTCGCCTTCTTCGGCGACACCAGCAGCGGCACCAACTTCAAGAACGTGCTCGGTGTGGCCATGGCCGACAAGGCCGACTTCATCCTCGGCGGCGGCGACTACGACTACAGCTACAACCCGAGCGCCTGGCTCACGGCGATGAACAGCGTGGTGGGGGCCGACTACCCGATCTTCGGCGCGGTGGGCAACCACGACCACACCACCTGGGAGCCCTACGCGACCGAGTACAAGAGCCGCATGCAGAAGGCGGGCATCGCGCCCGACGACCCGGACTTCACCGACGAGAAGTTCTCGATCGTCTACCGCGGCATCAAGATCGTGTTCGTCGGCCAGAACGGCAAGAACACGGAGTTCGCCGACTACATCAAGGCGCAGTTCGCAACCGACGACCACATCTGGCGCCTGTGCGTCTGGCACAAGAACCAGCAGGCGATGCAGGTCGGCGGCAAGGGCAACGAGATGGGCTGGGGCGTGTACGAGAACTGCCGCGACGCCGGCGCCATCATCCTGACCGCCCACGAGCACTCGTACCACCGCACCCGGACCCTCACGGACATGACCAACCAGGTCGTGGACTCGACCTGCTCGGATCCCAAGAAGGTCTGCGTCGGCCCCGGCCGCACCTTCGCCGTGGTGTCCGGCCTGGGCGGGAACAGCGTGCGCGATCAGGAGCGCTGCCTGCCCTCCACCTTCCCCTACGGCTGCAAGCAGGAGTGGGGCTTCATCTACACCAGCAACCAGAACGCCACCTACGGCACGGTGTTCATCGATTTCTACGTGAACGGCGATCCCAAGCAGGCCAAGGCGTACTTCAAGAACGTCCAGAATCAGATCGTCGACGAGTTCGACATCACCAAGGACTGA